The window AAACAGCGGCTGCGTAAGCCCCCGCACATTAGCGAATATACCAGCCTGCAATGACCCCTCACAAGCAAGTGAATAATAAGCAAGCGCAGGGGGCTGAATAGCCCCCTATGCCGCTTGGTGTAGTAGTTAAGTAAATTAAGACAGGGAAAATGCAAAGGTATCTTCAAAAAGCCAAAACAGAAACCGAAAAAATACGGCATATACAACGGTTGTTATTGTTTCCGACTGTACCCCACAGTAAAGGGGACACCGAACTGCTGACCCGTCAAATTGCCACCCACCAACGCCTGCACCAACGCTTCATCACCCTTGCTCTTAAATACCAACAAAACCCCAACAACACGTTGTTTTTATGACAGCAACCCCCACCTATAGCCATACCCATAACCCCACCCCCATAGACGGGTTTGATTACCGCAGGATAGACATTGCAGAAGTCCGCAAACACCTTAACCAGTTTGTAAAGGATGTGAACCAAAAGGCAGCCACCCCCAAAGAGCGCATCCGGGGCGGTTTGTTCCTTACTTTGTTAAAAGTATGCGATGCCTACGTGCGCCAAAACAACCGTGTAGGGTGTTTGACCATTAACCCAATTCCCTGCCGCATGAACAATGTGCGGTTAGCCCACCTTGTCAAAGTGGACAAACGCACCATTTTAAACCACCTTTCCAAACTGGAGGACATGGGGATTGTACAAAAGACCTTTCGGGGGACAAAAGCCGATTACGAGTTAACCGTGCCCGCATGGATATTGCTGTACGACCCCCAAAGCCCTAACC of the Bacteroidota bacterium genome contains:
- a CDS encoding winged helix-turn-helix transcriptional regulator, which translates into the protein MTATPTYSHTHNPTPIDGFDYRRIDIAEVRKHLNQFVKDVNQKAATPKERIRGGLFLTLLKVCDAYVRQNNRVGCLTINPIPCRMNNVRLAHLVKVDKRTILNHLSKLEDMGIVQKTFRGTKADYELTVPAWILLYDPQSPN